The following coding sequences lie in one Desulfocurvibacter africanus subsp. africanus DSM 2603 genomic window:
- a CDS encoding heme lyase CcmF/NrfE family subunit encodes MILVAYWSLLFCLLLSLFAGAAAAYQAWQGKGEGLVVLEYAHHAVAAVLTVASAILFAAFVGKDFSFKYVAEYSNSVLPLFYSVTAFWAGQEGSLLFWAWTVALMGSVFPLTKNYRELAGQTRVLYWLFFFLVQGFFMLALTNWNNPFIEFSPAPADGRGLNPLLQNPGMIFHPPLLFLGYGGFTIPACLALAAWLTGERRSWLDMGRNWAILSWIFLTAGIVLGAWWSYMELGWGGYWAWDPVENASLIPWLSATAFLHTALIEERRGALRRTNVVLVTVTLVLCYFATYLVRSGVVQSLHAFGAGGIGGPLLAFIASGLIMTALVVAVGRGEMGRELSGLYSRPGFLVLTAWLLLAIGGVILMGTMWPVISSLWSSQPIGLDAHFYNRVTLPLFLGIAALLLVCPWLQWREGLRDRRGLGIAVGVFVAAIVALALGGMTKPLAMAGTGLAAACLAGVVLVVALDASVRRRRSSLGAWGVHFGLGLVVLGVAVSGPYQFSREAVLQPGASMDMGGYTMIYEGFEERSSEAMILVEAKVRVEQGGELVGMLRPQRRLYQSFDQPFAEVSTVFSLGTEVYATLLGVTQQGAASLKFSLHPLVNWIWIGGTLMCLAGFLALRSRSGRPDDAPTQREQM; translated from the coding sequence ATGATTCTCGTAGCCTACTGGAGCCTGCTGTTCTGCCTGCTGCTAAGTCTGTTCGCTGGCGCTGCCGCGGCCTACCAGGCTTGGCAGGGTAAGGGAGAAGGCCTTGTCGTTCTGGAGTATGCCCACCATGCCGTGGCCGCCGTGCTGACCGTGGCCTCGGCAATCCTGTTTGCCGCCTTCGTGGGCAAGGATTTTTCCTTCAAGTACGTGGCCGAATACTCGAACTCGGTGTTACCCCTGTTCTACTCCGTGACCGCCTTCTGGGCCGGACAAGAGGGTTCGCTGCTCTTCTGGGCCTGGACCGTGGCGCTCATGGGCTCGGTCTTCCCGCTTACCAAGAACTATCGTGAACTGGCCGGGCAGACGCGCGTATTGTACTGGCTGTTCTTCTTCCTGGTGCAAGGCTTCTTTATGTTGGCTCTCACCAACTGGAACAACCCGTTCATCGAGTTCTCTCCTGCGCCGGCCGACGGTCGCGGACTGAATCCTTTATTGCAGAATCCAGGAATGATCTTCCACCCCCCGCTGCTCTTCCTGGGCTACGGCGGCTTCACGATTCCCGCATGTCTTGCCTTGGCGGCTTGGCTCACGGGTGAGCGCCGCTCCTGGTTGGACATGGGCCGCAACTGGGCCATTCTGTCCTGGATATTTCTCACGGCGGGCATCGTGCTAGGTGCCTGGTGGTCCTATATGGAGCTGGGTTGGGGAGGATACTGGGCTTGGGATCCGGTTGAAAACGCCTCTCTCATTCCATGGTTGTCGGCCACGGCCTTCCTGCATACCGCGCTCATCGAGGAACGCCGCGGGGCGCTCAGGCGCACCAACGTAGTCCTGGTCACGGTCACTCTGGTGCTATGCTACTTCGCCACCTACCTCGTGCGTAGCGGCGTCGTGCAGTCCCTGCACGCCTTCGGAGCCGGAGGTATCGGTGGGCCGTTGCTCGCGTTCATCGCCTCCGGGCTGATCATGACTGCGCTGGTGGTTGCTGTCGGCCGTGGCGAGATGGGACGGGAGCTTTCCGGCCTATACAGCAGGCCCGGCTTCCTGGTGCTCACGGCTTGGCTTCTGCTGGCCATTGGCGGCGTCATCCTCATGGGCACCATGTGGCCGGTCATCAGCTCACTGTGGAGCTCCCAGCCCATAGGTCTCGATGCGCACTTCTACAACCGCGTGACCTTGCCGCTCTTCCTGGGTATCGCCGCCCTGTTGCTCGTCTGCCCCTGGCTGCAGTGGAGAGAAGGGCTCCGCGACAGGCGCGGCCTGGGTATCGCCGTCGGCGTGTTCGTTGCGGCCATCGTGGCATTAGCGCTGGGAGGCATGACCAAGCCCCTGGCCATGGCAGGTACTGGACTGGCAGCGGCATGTCTGGCTGGCGTGGTACTGGTCGTGGCCCTTGATGCCAGCGTGCGGAGACGCCGCTCTTCCTTGGGCGCTTGGGGCGTGCATTTCGGCCTGGGACTCGTCGTGTTGGGAGTGGCTGTGTCGGGACCGTACCAGTTCAGCCGGGAAGCCGTGCTTCAGCCCGGCGCCTCCATGGACATGGGCGGCTATACAATGATCTACGAAGGATTCGAGGAACGCAGCAGCGAGGCCATGATCCTGGTGGAAGCCAAGGTTCGGGTCGAGCAGGGCGGTGAGCTAGTGGGCATGCTCAGGCCCCAGCGCCGTCTGTACCAGAGTTTCGATCAGCCCTTCGCCGAGGTCTCAACGGTTTTCTCTCTTGGCACGGAAGTCTATGCCACTCTGCTGGGCGTGACTCAGCAGGGCGCGGCCAGCCTCAAGTTCAGTTTGCATCCGCTGGTCAACTGGATCTGGATTGGCGGCACGCTCATGTGCCTGGCCGGATTCCTGGCTCTGCGCAGCAGATCCGGACGCCCTGACGACGCCCCGACGCAGCGGGAGCAAATGTGA
- a CDS encoding glycosyltransferase family 9 protein translates to MSVPGRVTVHEADSEAGHVIESTQAAVFRLSALGDVVLTTGVLDWWHRRHNLRFTVITREAFAKLFKHHPAVERVVGITPQGLECWFRTANELAKTYGDRMLVDLHGTGRSLLLASLWKGQVRRYPKHSLLRRLYRLGRFDWAGGKLARNSVPQRYAMALDTPPPSAEQLRPKIFLQERELAQARIFLLERGVSNGERPLAALHPYATHAAKAWPHENWFRLVDLLEDGGWDWIVIGQDRAPFLRDRAGARDLTGGSDLRGSCALLAACSVCVTGDSGPMHMATAVGTPVTALFGPTTRAWGFFPSGEHDVVLERALPCRPCSLHGDSGCVRGRECLAAITPEEVYRALIQAASPLRR, encoded by the coding sequence GTGAGCGTGCCAGGACGCGTTACCGTGCACGAAGCCGATTCAGAGGCCGGGCATGTGATCGAGTCAACGCAAGCCGCCGTGTTCCGCCTGAGCGCCCTGGGCGACGTGGTGCTCACCACGGGCGTGCTCGATTGGTGGCACAGAAGGCACAATCTGCGTTTCACGGTCATCACCCGCGAGGCTTTTGCCAAGCTCTTCAAGCATCATCCGGCCGTGGAACGCGTGGTGGGCATTACCCCCCAAGGACTTGAATGCTGGTTCAGGACCGCCAACGAGCTAGCGAAGACCTACGGCGACCGCATGCTCGTGGATCTGCACGGCACCGGCCGTTCGCTGCTCTTGGCCTCCTTGTGGAAGGGTCAGGTCAGGCGTTACCCCAAGCACTCCCTGCTGCGCAGACTCTACCGCCTGGGCCGATTTGACTGGGCCGGCGGCAAACTTGCCCGGAACAGTGTGCCCCAGCGCTATGCCATGGCCCTGGACACTCCGCCGCCGTCCGCCGAACAACTGCGACCCAAGATATTCCTGCAGGAGCGCGAGTTGGCGCAGGCGCGCATATTCCTTCTGGAACGAGGCGTGAGTAACGGCGAACGCCCACTAGCGGCCCTGCATCCCTACGCCACCCACGCGGCAAAGGCTTGGCCCCACGAGAATTGGTTCCGCCTAGTGGATCTGCTGGAGGACGGCGGTTGGGATTGGATCGTAATCGGCCAAGACCGAGCGCCTTTTCTGCGCGATCGCGCCGGAGCCAGAGACCTTACTGGGGGCTCGGACCTGCGCGGAAGCTGCGCCTTGCTTGCAGCCTGCAGCGTGTGCGTCACGGGCGATTCAGGCCCCATGCACATGGCCACGGCCGTGGGAACGCCGGTAACGGCCCTATTCGGTCCCACCACGCGAGCTTGGGGTTTTTTTCCCTCTGGTGAGCATGACGTGGTCCTTGAACGCGCCCTGCCGTGCCGCCCCTGCTCCCTGCATGGCGACAGCGGTTGCGTGCGAGGCCGCGAATGCCTGGCCGCGATCACTCCCGAAGAGGTCTACCGAGCCCTCATACAGGCGGCCAGTCCCTTACGCAGGTAA
- a CDS encoding branched-chain amino acid ABC transporter substrate-binding protein, producing MKRVFSMLILACVGLIALAGCGNEPTKEEAKTEAAPEAAPAGGSIVLGVAGAHSGDLASYGLPSVNAAKLVAKMYNDKGGVLGRQVVIQAEDEQCKPELATNVATKLVSDKVTIVMGHICSGATKAAMPIYRDAKLICMSPSATNPPLTQSGDYPNFFRTIASDDAQAKMGVDYAIQTLGAKKIAVLHDKGDYGKGYAEFAKSFIEQGGQAQVVLFEGVTPGAVDYSAVVNKVRQSGADAVIFGGYHPEASKIVSQMRKKQMKTPFLSDDGVKDDTFIKVAGADAEGVYASGPRDISSNPIYQQAIEQHKAAFGSEPGAFFPEAYSASLALLNAIEKAGSTEYDAVIKALRSEYVETPVGKISFDEKGDAIGVGFSMYQVQDGKFVELK from the coding sequence ATGAAACGCGTTTTTTCTATGCTGATCCTGGCATGCGTGGGACTTATCGCCCTGGCCGGTTGTGGTAACGAGCCGACGAAGGAAGAGGCCAAGACCGAGGCCGCTCCTGAAGCTGCTCCGGCTGGTGGCTCGATCGTTCTCGGCGTGGCCGGCGCCCATAGCGGCGACTTAGCCTCCTACGGTCTGCCCTCTGTGAATGCCGCCAAGCTGGTGGCCAAGATGTACAATGACAAGGGTGGCGTGCTCGGTCGTCAGGTCGTCATTCAGGCTGAAGACGAGCAGTGCAAGCCTGAACTGGCCACCAACGTAGCCACCAAGCTCGTTTCCGACAAGGTGACGATCGTCATGGGCCACATTTGCTCCGGCGCTACGAAGGCCGCTATGCCCATCTACAGGGACGCCAAGCTTATCTGCATGTCGCCCTCGGCCACCAACCCGCCCCTGACCCAAAGCGGCGATTACCCCAACTTCTTCCGCACCATTGCTTCCGACGACGCTCAGGCCAAGATGGGCGTGGACTATGCTATCCAGACTCTCGGAGCCAAGAAGATCGCCGTGCTTCATGACAAGGGCGATTACGGCAAGGGCTACGCCGAATTCGCCAAGTCCTTCATTGAGCAGGGCGGCCAGGCTCAGGTTGTGCTCTTCGAGGGCGTAACTCCCGGTGCCGTGGACTACTCCGCCGTGGTGAACAAGGTTCGTCAGTCCGGCGCCGACGCCGTTATCTTCGGCGGCTACCATCCTGAAGCTTCCAAGATCGTCTCGCAGATGCGTAAGAAGCAAATGAAGACGCCTTTCCTGTCCGACGACGGCGTGAAGGACGACACCTTTATCAAGGTTGCGGGTGCCGACGCCGAAGGCGTCTACGCCTCCGGCCCGCGCGACATTTCGAGCAACCCGATCTACCAGCAGGCCATTGAGCAGCATAAGGCTGCGTTCGGCTCCGAGCCCGGCGCGTTCTTCCCCGAGGCCTATTCCGCAAGCCTCGCCCTCCTGAACGCCATCGAGAAAGCCGGCTCCACCGAATACGATGCCGTAATCAAGGCCCTGCGCAGTGAGTACGTGGAAACCCCGGTCGGCAAGATCTCCTTCGACGAGAAGGGTGACGCTATCGGCGTGGGCTTCTCCATGTATCAGGTTCAGGACGGTAAGTTCGTGGAGCTCAAGTAG
- a CDS encoding branched-chain amino acid ABC transporter permease codes for MEFFWEYFFGGLTRGSIYALIALGYTMVYGIIELINFAHGEIYMIGAFTGLIVAGVLGVLGFPGLAILAIALVAAVIWAGAYGYTVEKIAYRPLRNAPRLSPLISAIGMSIFLQNYVLLAQTSDFLPFPRLIPNFGFMEPYSMVMGSSDFVIVAVSALVMVGLTLFIKYTRLGKAMRATAQNRKMAQLVGVNVDRVISATFIIGSTLAAIGGVLIASHIGQINFFIGFIAGIKAFSAAVLGGIGSIPGAVLGGLILGWTESFATGYISSDYEDVFAFALLVIILIFRPSGLLGKPPTQKV; via the coding sequence ATGGAATTCTTCTGGGAATATTTCTTCGGTGGCTTGACCAGAGGGAGCATCTACGCGCTCATCGCTCTGGGCTACACCATGGTCTATGGCATCATCGAGCTCATCAACTTCGCCCATGGCGAAATATACATGATCGGCGCATTCACCGGGCTGATCGTGGCCGGTGTGCTCGGAGTGCTCGGTTTCCCCGGTCTGGCCATCTTGGCCATTGCCCTTGTCGCGGCGGTCATCTGGGCCGGAGCTTACGGGTATACGGTGGAGAAGATTGCATATAGGCCGTTGCGCAATGCGCCGCGCCTTTCCCCGCTCATCTCCGCCATCGGCATGTCCATCTTTCTGCAGAACTACGTGCTGCTCGCCCAAACCTCCGACTTCCTGCCCTTCCCGAGGCTCATCCCGAACTTCGGGTTCATGGAGCCATATTCCATGGTCATGGGCTCCAGTGACTTTGTCATTGTTGCCGTGTCGGCCCTGGTCATGGTCGGCCTGACCTTGTTCATCAAGTACACGCGACTGGGCAAGGCCATGCGCGCCACGGCCCAGAATCGTAAGATGGCGCAACTCGTGGGTGTCAATGTTGACCGCGTCATCTCCGCCACGTTCATCATCGGCTCGACCCTGGCGGCCATCGGCGGCGTGCTCATTGCCTCGCACATTGGCCAGATCAACTTCTTTATCGGCTTCATCGCGGGCATCAAGGCCTTCTCCGCCGCAGTGCTGGGCGGTATCGGCAGTATCCCCGGGGCCGTGCTCGGTGGGCTTATCCTGGGCTGGACCGAGAGTTTCGCTACCGGATATATCTCCAGCGACTACGAGGATGTGTTCGCATTCGCGCTGCTGGTCATTATCCTCATCTTCAGGCCCTCTGGCCTCTTGGGCAAGCCGCCCACGCAGAAGGTCTAA
- a CDS encoding ABC transporter ATP-binding protein, translating into MSGEDQVLLALRGVGKLYGRKLVVKGVNLDVRAGEVWLVVGPNGAGKSTLLGIMAGLVRPTAGSRELRVGQEKLAYLGHQTFLYPRLTARENLVFWARMYGHKPQAAQIDAALERAGLAAAAEEQAGRFSRGMAQRLSLARVFLVEPSLIFLDEPGTGLDARSMQTLRHEIAAARDRGVALVWVSHQVSADLPLADHVLAIGESRMRYAGLASDFEPTESMLC; encoded by the coding sequence ATGAGCGGCGAGGATCAGGTGCTGCTCGCTCTGCGCGGCGTGGGCAAGCTGTACGGACGCAAGCTCGTGGTCAAGGGCGTGAACCTGGATGTGCGTGCCGGCGAGGTCTGGCTCGTTGTCGGCCCAAATGGCGCGGGCAAGTCCACGCTGTTGGGCATCATGGCTGGACTCGTGCGTCCAACGGCCGGCAGCCGCGAGCTGCGTGTGGGGCAGGAGAAGCTGGCCTACCTGGGGCACCAAACGTTCCTTTATCCGCGGCTCACGGCTCGCGAGAACTTGGTCTTTTGGGCGCGCATGTACGGCCACAAGCCTCAGGCCGCGCAGATCGACGCGGCTCTGGAGCGTGCCGGGCTTGCTGCGGCGGCCGAGGAGCAGGCCGGGCGCTTTTCGCGCGGCATGGCTCAGCGTCTGTCATTGGCGCGGGTTTTTCTTGTGGAGCCTAGCCTTATATTCCTGGACGAGCCAGGCACGGGGCTTGACGCTCGCTCCATGCAGACACTTCGACATGAAATTGCCGCCGCCCGCGATCGAGGCGTAGCTCTGGTCTGGGTCAGCCATCAGGTTTCCGCGGATCTGCCTCTGGCCGATCATGTCTTGGCCATAGGCGAAAGCCGGATGCGCTACGCGGGACTGGCTTCCGACTTTGAGCCCACTGAGAGCATGCTGTGCTGA
- a CDS encoding CcmD family protein has product MTATEYVLTANCVVWVFIGMYVFWMSRKAAEIDRRISQLEVLQERGEGKV; this is encoded by the coding sequence ATGACTGCGACCGAATATGTTTTGACCGCCAATTGCGTGGTCTGGGTCTTTATAGGGATGTATGTGTTTTGGATGTCACGCAAGGCCGCTGAGATCGACCGGCGTATTTCGCAGCTTGAAGTTCTGCAAGAGCGCGGCGAAGGCAAGGTCTAG
- a CDS encoding heme exporter protein CcmB — protein sequence MLSRAWTIAAKDLRLVLAGGQGLSQAALLGLLLIFVFSLATPVGQIMPAQGAAAVFWLSSAFGLVLIFNTLYGLEESGGARIGLLLAPVPVHAVWLGKAVAGLALLLMIQIVFGPAVVVFLGQDVLGSPLPVFATVLAVDWGLAVLGSLLGALSQGQAGRESLLSVALFPLLVPVLLAGIRIGAGLFAPAADSETSGWLGLVLGFDAMFTAAAVVLFPFVFTGEE from the coding sequence GTGCTGAGCCGCGCATGGACCATTGCCGCCAAGGACTTGCGCCTGGTGCTCGCGGGAGGGCAGGGCCTGTCCCAGGCGGCGCTGCTCGGTCTTCTACTTATTTTCGTCTTCAGTCTGGCTACCCCGGTGGGCCAGATAATGCCTGCCCAGGGGGCGGCAGCCGTATTCTGGCTCTCCAGCGCCTTCGGACTGGTGCTGATTTTCAACACCTTGTATGGGCTCGAAGAGAGTGGCGGTGCGCGCATCGGACTGTTGCTCGCGCCGGTGCCCGTGCATGCCGTCTGGTTGGGCAAGGCCGTGGCCGGTCTAGCCTTGCTGTTGATGATCCAGATTGTATTCGGGCCTGCCGTGGTGGTTTTTTTGGGTCAGGATGTGCTGGGCTCTCCGTTGCCCGTGTTCGCAACGGTGCTCGCAGTCGACTGGGGCCTGGCGGTGCTGGGCTCGCTGTTGGGTGCGCTGTCCCAAGGCCAAGCCGGCCGCGAATCGCTTCTGTCCGTAGCCTTGTTTCCTTTGTTGGTGCCTGTGCTCCTGGCTGGAATCCGCATCGGGGCCGGGTTGTTTGCCCCGGCAGCGGATAGCGAGACTTCGGGCTGGCTGGGTTTGGTGCTTGGCTTTGACGCCATGTTCACGGCCGCGGCCGTAGTGTTGTTTCCCTTCGTATTCACCGGAGAGGAGTAA
- a CDS encoding tetratricopeptide repeat protein translates to MVETAPEGKVNQGTKLMVALAAIGLVVMFASSVFHRLESPSRKEFLGQPRQSASQGMPGQQDMSEMGKLMAALREKPDDPQANLDIAKAFMRMQEAERAEVFLQRALEADPNNIEALRLLAMAAFQAQQHEQAAQTLMRLLAKRPDDAGAHFNLAVLYSHYLNDAQKADFHMRKAREHAEGDPQLLEMIEREAKAHGN, encoded by the coding sequence ATGGTTGAGACCGCACCCGAGGGCAAGGTAAACCAGGGGACAAAACTGATGGTGGCTCTGGCCGCCATTGGGCTCGTGGTTATGTTTGCCTCGTCCGTCTTTCATAGGCTGGAGAGCCCCTCGCGCAAGGAATTCCTGGGTCAGCCGCGGCAATCTGCTTCCCAAGGCATGCCTGGTCAGCAGGATATGAGCGAAATGGGTAAGCTCATGGCTGCGTTGCGTGAGAAACCCGATGACCCGCAGGCGAATCTGGACATCGCCAAGGCTTTCATGCGCATGCAGGAAGCCGAACGGGCCGAGGTCTTTCTGCAGCGAGCCCTTGAGGCAGATCCGAACAATATCGAAGCCTTACGGCTGCTGGCCATGGCCGCTTTTCAGGCGCAGCAACACGAGCAGGCCGCCCAGACGCTCATGCGACTGCTGGCCAAGCGTCCCGATGATGCCGGCGCGCACTTTAATTTGGCAGTGCTCTATAGCCATTATCTTAATGATGCGCAGAAAGCAGATTTTCACATGCGCAAGGCCAGAGAGCATGCCGAAGGCGATCCCCAGCTTTTGGAGATGATCGAACGTGAAGCGAAAGCCCACGGCAACTAG
- the waaF gene encoding lipopolysaccharide heptosyltransferase II, producing the protein MMTNTTFQTIGVWQTAYLGDSVLTLPLLQALAEAYPVARIHFFVRRGFGALYAGLPYLAGVHEFDKRGTQGGLPGAWRYGKALRPMGFDLWISSHRSLRSALVAKAVGAPVRIGYSTPWFNRLSYTKVIDRRFGQAHEIERLNRLLIPLGITAGENWPHFTPPAKAVEDAARFWREHGLDSQATHVIGLHPGSVWPTKRWPATHYARLLDLAVEHGLRVIVFAGPGEEAMAAQVVTEARHGTDKAVINLSGKLNLPALAAYLARLSVYVSNDSGPMHLAWIQHVPVVALFGPTVERFGFYPMGPRSRVLEVDLDCRPCGLHGHQQCPKSHHECMARITPENAWQAVRQVLAEETT; encoded by the coding sequence ATGATGACCAATACCACTTTCCAGACCATCGGCGTGTGGCAGACCGCCTACCTGGGGGACAGCGTGTTGACGCTGCCGCTCCTGCAGGCCCTTGCCGAAGCATATCCCGTCGCGCGCATCCATTTCTTCGTGCGCCGGGGATTCGGCGCGCTTTATGCCGGCTTGCCCTACTTGGCCGGTGTGCATGAATTCGATAAGCGCGGCACGCAGGGCGGGCTGCCCGGAGCCTGGCGCTACGGCAAGGCCTTACGGCCCATGGGTTTCGACCTGTGGATCTCGAGCCATCGCAGCCTGCGTAGCGCGCTTGTGGCCAAGGCCGTGGGGGCGCCCGTGCGCATCGGCTATTCCACGCCTTGGTTCAATCGTCTGTCCTACACCAAAGTAATCGATCGCCGCTTCGGGCAGGCCCATGAAATCGAGCGCCTGAACCGATTGCTTATCCCCCTGGGCATTACAGCCGGTGAGAATTGGCCGCATTTCACCCCACCGGCCAAGGCCGTGGAGGACGCGGCTCGCTTTTGGCGGGAGCATGGCTTGGATAGCCAGGCAACGCATGTGATCGGACTGCATCCCGGCAGCGTCTGGCCCACCAAGCGTTGGCCGGCCACGCATTACGCCCGTCTGCTTGACCTGGCCGTAGAGCATGGCCTGCGCGTCATTGTCTTTGCCGGGCCGGGCGAGGAAGCCATGGCCGCCCAGGTCGTGACGGAAGCGCGACACGGCACGGACAAGGCGGTAATCAACCTCTCCGGCAAGCTCAATTTGCCCGCCCTGGCTGCCTATCTGGCGCGCTTATCGGTGTACGTGAGCAACGATTCGGGTCCCATGCACCTGGCCTGGATCCAGCACGTTCCGGTCGTTGCTTTGTTCGGCCCGACAGTGGAGCGCTTCGGTTTCTACCCCATGGGTCCGCGCTCGCGAGTGCTGGAGGTCGATCTGGATTGTCGCCCCTGTGGCCTGCACGGTCATCAGCAATGCCCGAAAAGCCATCACGAGTGCATGGCACGCATAACGCCTGAAAATGCTTGGCAGGCCGTGCGCCAAGTCCTGGCCGAGGAGACAACGTGA
- a CDS encoding hemolysin family protein: MFELIMAMGLAAGISFVCSLSEAALYSVPWSRIEDLRRQKKKSGEILFQFREHIERPITAILTLNTIANTAGASIAGAAAAEVFGAESLPLFVVVFTVIILIFSEIIPKTLGVSYTRTVAPLLTGPISIMILTTAPLIWALGLPARLGKRRKRGPQTTEDDIRATVSLVRKAGLIKPYEELSIRNILSLDQKSVEQTMTPRTVVFSLPAELTVAQARATTKLWPHSRIPVYEGEDREDIVGLVYRRELLEALANDQDDLRLEQMMKPVEFVQETTTLDKVLNKFLESRNHLLVVLDEYGGLSGVISLEDVLEEILGKEIVDETDQVVDMRELARSRKESLVRGTGREPDGRSAQREETPPSMEVP, encoded by the coding sequence ATGTTTGAGCTTATTATGGCCATGGGCCTGGCCGCAGGCATATCGTTCGTATGTTCATTAAGCGAGGCGGCCCTGTATTCCGTGCCTTGGAGCAGGATAGAGGATCTGCGCAGACAGAAAAAAAAATCGGGCGAGATTCTATTCCAGTTCCGCGAGCACATCGAGCGCCCCATAACCGCCATTTTGACCCTGAACACCATCGCCAATACCGCAGGGGCCTCCATAGCCGGAGCAGCCGCGGCCGAGGTCTTCGGAGCCGAATCGCTGCCTCTGTTCGTGGTTGTCTTCACCGTGATCATCCTTATTTTTTCCGAAATCATCCCCAAGACGCTGGGGGTCAGTTATACGCGGACCGTTGCGCCGCTGCTTACCGGCCCTATAAGTATCATGATCCTGACCACTGCTCCGCTCATCTGGGCCCTTGGTTTGCCGGCACGGCTCGGCAAGCGCAGGAAGCGTGGGCCACAGACCACGGAGGACGACATCCGGGCCACGGTCAGCCTGGTGCGCAAGGCCGGACTCATCAAGCCTTACGAGGAGTTGTCCATCCGCAACATTCTGTCCCTGGATCAGAAGAGCGTCGAGCAGACCATGACTCCGCGCACTGTGGTCTTTTCCCTGCCTGCGGAATTGACGGTGGCCCAGGCCCGGGCGACTACCAAGCTCTGGCCGCACAGCCGCATCCCGGTATATGAAGGTGAGGACCGCGAGGACATTGTCGGCCTGGTGTATCGGCGAGAGCTGCTGGAAGCCTTGGCCAACGACCAGGACGACCTGCGCCTGGAGCAGATGATGAAACCCGTGGAGTTCGTCCAGGAAACCACGACCCTGGACAAAGTACTCAATAAGTTCTTAGAATCCAGAAACCATCTTTTGGTGGTTTTGGACGAGTATGGCGGCCTTTCGGGAGTAATCTCCCTGGAGGACGTGCTTGAAGAGATACTAGGCAAAGAGATTGTGGACGAGACCGATCAGGTCGTCGACATGAGAGAGTTGGCGCGGTCGCGCAAGGAAAGCCTGGTGCGCGGTACCGGCCGCGAGCCTGATGGGCGCTCGGCGCAACGAGAAGAGACACCCCCCTCTATGGAGGTTCCATGA
- a CDS encoding cytochrome c maturation protein CcmE — protein MNNAKGGKGIYIAALLLFLGGLGYLLYSGLSGGSVYFLNVSEALAMETGKLSQARLFGTVAADGLHSKDGSLGVVFQLVDKDDASKRIRVDYGGAVPDTFKPGVEVIVEGGLDPQSQVFSASMLMTKCPSKYEKENRG, from the coding sequence ATGAATAACGCCAAGGGCGGCAAGGGCATCTACATCGCGGCCCTCTTATTGTTTCTTGGTGGACTCGGCTATTTGCTGTACTCCGGTCTGTCCGGAGGCAGCGTGTACTTCCTGAATGTATCCGAGGCCTTGGCCATGGAGACTGGAAAACTGTCTCAAGCCAGGCTTTTCGGCACCGTGGCCGCCGATGGTTTGCACTCCAAGGACGGCAGTCTGGGCGTGGTTTTCCAGCTTGTGGACAAGGATGACGCGAGCAAGCGCATCCGGGTTGATTACGGAGGAGCCGTGCCGGATACGTTCAAGCCGGGAGTGGAGGTCATTGTCGAAGGCGGCCTCGATCCTCAGTCGCAAGTGTTTTCGGCCTCGATGCTGATGACCAAGTGTCCCTCCAAGTACGAGAAAGAGAACCGGGGCTAG
- a CDS encoding cytochrome c biogenesis protein gives MSRAGIFALASIPALLASQWLIWVYAPMEQSMGMVQKIFYTHLPLAWWAMLSFFLVFACSGLYLLRRKEVFDLLAGAAAELGVLFSGLALATGSIWGRAAWNVWWTWDPRLTTTLIMWFIYAAYLVLRGAPLGGERRAMACAVLGIVGFLDVPLVFYSARMWRSIHPAVLGSQGGGMEPAMWHAVLANLGAMGLLWIALLLLRYRQLSALRRIEGLAAASQWD, from the coding sequence GTGTCGCGCGCTGGAATTTTCGCCCTGGCCTCCATTCCGGCCCTGCTGGCCAGCCAGTGGCTAATCTGGGTTTATGCCCCCATGGAGCAGAGCATGGGGATGGTGCAGAAAATTTTCTACACGCATCTGCCCCTGGCTTGGTGGGCCATGTTGAGCTTCTTTCTGGTCTTTGCGTGCAGTGGTTTGTACTTGTTGCGACGCAAGGAAGTCTTTGACCTGCTGGCCGGCGCCGCTGCGGAACTCGGCGTGCTTTTCTCAGGCTTGGCCCTGGCCACGGGCTCCATCTGGGGTCGTGCTGCCTGGAACGTCTGGTGGACCTGGGACCCGCGGCTGACCACCACGCTGATCATGTGGTTCATTTACGCGGCTTATCTGGTGCTGCGTGGCGCGCCATTAGGCGGCGAACGTCGGGCCATGGCCTGCGCCGTGCTGGGCATCGTGGGATTTTTGGACGTCCCGCTGGTTTTCTATTCGGCGCGCATGTGGCGCTCCATCCACCCGGCGGTTCTTGGCAGCCAGGGCGGAGGCATGGAGCCGGCTATGTGGCATGCCGTTCTGGCCAACCTCGGCGCCATGGGCTTACTGTGGATAGCGTTGCTACTGCTGCGTTATCGCCAACTCAGCGCATTACGTCGTATCGAAGGCTTAGCCGCTGCCAGCCAATGGGATTAA